The stretch of DNA CGGTTCCCGCCTCATCCGGCTCCAGCTCCAGAGTCGTCAGAATTTCTCCCAGGAGCAGCCAGGAGCCGAAGTCTGTCGAGACGAGATTGGAATGTTTGCCGATCCAGCCAAGGCCGGCCTGCTGGGCCCAGGCCTTCTCCATCACCGGCCCCGTGTCGACGTAGGTCCGGTTGAGGCTCTGTGGAGCCAAGGTGCCGATGCGCTCGGCGAGTTGGGCCAATCTGTCGCCAAGGATCTTGTGATAGTCGAGGCCCCAGGCATAACGGGCAATGCGCCCGTTTCCCGGACGTTCGTCGGCCCGATGGCCCGTGTAATAGTTCATGCCGACAGAAATGATCGATCGGCAGCCGGGTAGCACTTGCGCAGGATCGGCTCGCCGTTGGGGATCACGGACCATCCATGCCATGGTGGCGTGGTAGCCACGTCTCAGCCATTCTTGCAGTCGGTCGAGCAGCTCACCCGTCGAGGCCTGATGATTCCGGTTCGTGGGTGAGATCGCTTGGGTGGGCAGCAGGCTGATGCCGACGGCGTCAAACCCGATTTCTCGGGCGGCTTGTTTGATGGCGTCGGTCAGGGGCGCGGACATTACGGTTTCGCGCACTCGAATCGCACCATGAATTGTCCAGTGCAATGGTCGGAATCGCAGCGGGTGCATTGACCGGTGATGCGAGTCTTCCAGTCCGTGCCTTTTTGATCAAAGGTGCAAAAGGTGCGGCCGGCTTTGGAGATGGTCGTCCACGGTTTGTCGGTTCCCGGGAGGCGGGCGATGACGCAGCCGGCCGGGATCGGCACCTGACATTGGTGAGTAGGGTCGCCTTTCGCCATGCCGAAACTGCAGGATTGTTCGGTGGTCGCAGAGGAGTCAGGCGGGGCTTGGGCCTGCGCCTCGTCGAGAACAAGGCCCCATGCAAGGGCACCGCAGAGCAAGAGGGGGAGGATCGGATGAATCAGCCAAGACATGCTGGGGTAACTCCCGTAAAAATTGTCATGGTACCACAGCGGTCGTTTCCGCAGCGAATCCTCCCCGGAGAGTCTGGTCCACGCAAGCCTTGTTCTTGCCGATGCTGTTCAGGGACTGTTCAAAAACCACCGCTGGTATATGTTGGGAAGTATCTCGTCTGGGTGAGGAGACCCGTCAGGATTCGTGCTGGTCTTTCGTCTTGCCGCGACATAGCTCTTCAGGCTCCCGCCATGTTTGCGATATGATCATCCGGTCATCAGGCATGAGTCATGTCGCCCTGCGCTCTGCTCGCACTGCGCGTATTCAATGAGTATACTGATTGAGTAGGGTTTGAAATGGCTCTCGATTTCGAGCGTCGGATTGGGCAAATGGTTTCAAGGTGTGGAGGCACTGATGAGCGTTGGTTCCGCAATCCCCCGGACGTCGCGTCCGTCTGAGAATCGTCACCTTGTTCGGGTCGTGACCCCCACCCTTCTACTGTGATGCACAGGCTACGATTTGTCGTGAGATTGGTTGTATTGGCATTCGGTTGCTTGCTGGCTCTGATGGCAGAGCCGGTCGGGAGCGCGAGGGCTGGAGAGGTTGGGCCAGACCATCTGCTCCGGGCTCTTGTCGTGCAGCCCGATCCTGAAGGTGGCGTTCGGGCAACGGCCACCCTGCTGTTTCCCGGCGGTCCTGCCGTTCTCCAGTCGATCCTGTCAGAGTACCGCAACTGGCCTGAACTCTTTGAGACCCAGATGCGGGTGGCGCAGGTTGAAGAGCGGGAGGGGCGGGTCCTCACGGATATCTATATTTCACATGCGCTTCTGCCCGGTGAACAGCGACTACTTTGTGAATCGCGGCCATTGCCGGGCGGAGGGCTCATCACGCACCTCAAGGGAGGGGATTTCACGCGGTATCATCGGGAGTGGCGGCTACAACCTGCCGGGGATGGCACTCAGACGCGAGCGGAGTTCGACCTATTGATCGAGGCAAAGACGCTCATCCCGGATTGGCTGGTCGCCGTGGCCATGGAACGGGAGCTCAATACCCACTTTCGGCTGGTTCGAGAACGCGCCTTGGATCGAGTCACGAAGGAAAGGTAAACGTCGACAGCTCGGCTTTTTCAACGCCCTGTTTGACGAAGGCACTGATCTCCAGGCCCCGTTCGATGCGCAGGATATCGTCCAGCTTAGTTTTGGTACTCGGGTGGAGCGGTACGAAGAGTTTGCAGCAGTCTTGATCCGGCTCAATCGATGTCGTGAAGCTCCCGATCTGCTGCGCCTGCTCGGTAATTTCGATCTTGTCCATGCCAATCAACGGGCGCAGGAGCGGGAGTTCCGCGGCCGCCTCCACCACCGAGAGATTCTCCGGCGTTTGCGACGCGACTTGGCCGAGGCTATCGCCGGTGACCAGTGCCCAGCAGCCGTGAGGCCGCGCGAGTTCCTCCGCGATGCGTACCATGATTCGTCGATACAACACGACACGAAAGGCCGCCGGGGCGTTTGCGACGATCTCACGTTGAATCTCGCCGAAGGGCACAATGTAGAGCTGCGAATGGTATTGATAGGCCGTCAGCAGTCGGACCAGTTCCTGGACCTTCTCCTCTGAATCGCGACTCACCAACGGGCGTCCGGAGAAATGCACGAAGACGGCTTTGCAGCCGCGTTTCATCATCCGGTAGGCCGCCACAGGGGAGTCGATGCCGCCGGAAATCAAGCAGGCCACTTTCCCACTGGTGCCCACCGGCATGCCGCCCGGGCCCTGAATCTTTTGTGCCGCGACATGAGCTTCTTTGGTGAGCAGCTCGATGTAGAGGGTCAAGTCCGGCTGTTTCAGCTTCACGGCTTT from Nitrospira sp. encodes:
- the queG gene encoding tRNA epoxyqueuosine(34) reductase QueG; translation: MRETVMSAPLTDAIKQAAREIGFDAVGISLLPTQAISPTNRNHQASTGELLDRLQEWLRRGYHATMAWMVRDPQRRADPAQVLPGCRSIISVGMNYYTGHRADERPGNGRIARYAWGLDYHKILGDRLAQLAERIGTLAPQSLNRTYVDTGPVMEKAWAQQAGLGWIGKHSNLVSTDFGSWLLLGEILTTLELEPDEAGTDLCGSCTLCIQACPTGAITEPYVVDAGRCISYLTIELRGTEPPIADDLRRKLGNRIFGCDDCLDICPYNVQSRPTSEPGFQPSTLTSAPSLLALTKMDEQTFAATFKHSPVRRTKYSGLQRNLSWALSNDVAPAEVRTTTSPSNTDPR
- a CDS encoding SRPBCC family protein, coding for MRLVVLAFGCLLALMAEPVGSARAGEVGPDHLLRALVVQPDPEGGVRATATLLFPGGPAVLQSILSEYRNWPELFETQMRVAQVEEREGRVLTDIYISHALLPGEQRLLCESRPLPGGGLITHLKGGDFTRYHREWRLQPAGDGTQTRAEFDLLIEAKTLIPDWLVAVAMERELNTHFRLVRERALDRVTKER
- the thiI gene encoding tRNA uracil 4-sulfurtransferase ThiI; translated protein: MRCAIVHYHELALKGRNRDFFEQRLVRNLRLALTDLKIRRIESLQGRIRVTIPDEVTPDLVTERLRRTCGVSNFLLTESVPLDLTAPDLTTIKQVAQRQLSEQTFNSFRVTAKRADKRLPLTSMDVEREVGGYLHDTTGKAVKLKQPDLTLYIELLTKEAHVAAQKIQGPGGMPVGTSGKVACLISGGIDSPVAAYRMMKRGCKAVFVHFSGRPLVSRDSEEKVQELVRLLTAYQYHSQLYIVPFGEIQREIVANAPAAFRVVLYRRIMVRIAEELARPHGCWALVTGDSLGQVASQTPENLSVVEAAAELPLLRPLIGMDKIEITEQAQQIGSFTTSIEPDQDCCKLFVPLHPSTKTKLDDILRIERGLEISAFVKQGVEKAELSTFTFPS